A single window of Lutzomyia longipalpis isolate SR_M1_2022 chromosome 1, ASM2433408v1 DNA harbors:
- the LOC129786757 gene encoding S1 RNA-binding domain-containing protein 1 codes for MSEGTSEAVRKRKPLRECEENAPKRVKTQRDIAETGKSSEPPSKKLIPKPFAAESSSFGAKRDEIQCSWTIPDLLAELESLRPTVAQNIVELLQQDNTIPFICRYRSHLVGNLKPDRMREIKTSYGQITQLKTKVTTVAKTLQKENLLTEDLEETICKVKTMEELNHIYELYKPARKKSLVEKATNLGLKPIAEKILSGEVLVNFEKYVNKDEEALRTVSEVKAGVGVLVSSIIMKNAQLLDYVRERRQKARIEIQSSQAKVKASDIPSTSTDSTKYELYFNFRSLVSQIRPHQILAINRGEKNKVLTVKVNVPQKMQDDVKVFILSLYRGVTEYTERTEFLKKIVSEIYSKKILPLITKEIRRELKEKAEKASIEVFANNLRQLLLTAPVKGEKILGIDPGFSHGCKMAMISEQGNVLDTQIIYPHTKKADLRDSMGAVADLLQRHGCKIIALGNGTACRETEAFLEQVKNTFRVDFTYCIVSEQGASIYSCSDKAKQEFPSLDVNLISAVSIARRLSNPLAELVKVEPKHLGVGMYQHDVSEKQLGEALEEIVVECVSFVGVDINTASEHLLQFVAGLTPARAKNIIEYRLKNGCIKSRDELRKIKLIGEKTFTQCAGFVRIEAKTAGQLIEPLDATWVHPESYHLARSIISEQELNLGEIGRFHFIEKMKSIAVNFTEMSRIAKLFGAAPECARSVCEALQRLPSTDYRDDINRRPHFKQGLTKMSDLKVGTLATGSITNVTHFGCFVDVGVEKCGLIHTKHLQGMKPGIGDCVEVTIMNIDEAQGRISLKLEKIL; via the exons ATGTCTGAAGGAACAAGTGAGGCTGTGAGGAAGAGAAAACCTCTGCGGGAGTGTGAGGAAAATGCCCCAAAAAGAGTCAAAACACAGCGAGACATTGCAGAAACAGGAAAATCTTCAGAGCCTCCGTCAAAGaa ACTCATCCCGAAGCCATTTGCTGCTGAGAGTTCCTCCTTTGGTGCGAAGCgtgatgaaattcaatgttCATGGACCATTCCGGACTTGTTGGCTGAATTGGAGAGCCTCCGACCAACTGTTGCGCAGAACATTGTGGAGCTGCTGCAGCAGGACAACACAATTCCCTTCATTTGCCGCTACAGATCGCATCTGGTGGGGAATCTCAAGCCCGACAGGATGCGGGAGATTAAGACGTCGTATGGGCAGATTACGCAGCTTAAGACAAAAGTCACCACCGTGGCAAAGACACTGCAGAAGGAGAATCTCCTCACGGAGGATCTGGAGGAGACAATTTGCAAAGTTAAAACGATGGAGGAATTGAATCACATCTATGAGCTGTACAAGCCAGCCAGGAAGAAATCTCTCGTGGAGAAGGCAACAAATCTGGGGCTGAAACCCATTGCTGAAAAGATTCTCTCGGGGGAGGTTTTGGTGAATTTTGAGAAGTACGTCAACAAGGATGAGGAAGCTCTGCGTACTGTGAGTGAGGTGAAAGCTGGTGTGGGTGTCCTTGTGTCCAGTATCATTATGAAGAATGCCCAATTGCTGGACTACGTGCGTGAGAGGAGGCAAAAGGCTCGCATTGAAATCCAATCGAGTCAGGCTAAAGTGAAAGCATCCGACATTCCAAGTACCTCCACGGATTCCACAAAGTACGAGCTCTACTTCAATTTCAGGAGTCTCGTCTCGCAGATTCGTCCTCATCAAATACTGGCCATAAATCGCGGGGAGAAGAATAAAGTTTTGACGGTGAAAGTGAATGTTCCGCAGAAGATGCAGGATGATGTGAAGGTATTCATTCTCAGTCTCTACAGAGGAGTCACCGAGTACACGGAAAGGACGGAGTTCCTCAAAAAGATTGTcagtgaaatttattcaaagaaaa TCCTCCCGTTGATTACCAAAGAGATTCGCCgggaattgaaggaaaaagctGAGAAGGCTTCAATTGAGGTGTTTGCCAATAACCTTCGGCAACTCTTGCTCACAGCCCCCGTGAAGGGTGAGAAAATTCTCGGAATTGATCCGGGATTCTCGCATGGGTGCAAAATGGCAATGATTTCGGAACAAGGAAATGTCCTGGACACACAAATAATCTATCCGCATACAAAGAAAGCCGATCTTCGGGATTCCATGGGAGCTGTGGCGGATCTCCTGCAGAGGCACGGCTGCAAGATTATAGCTTTGGGCAATGGGACTGCCTGCCGGGAAACAGAAGCCTTCCTAGAGCAGGTAAAGAACACCTTCCGGGTGGATTTTACGTACTGCATAGTCAGCGAGCAGGGAGCTTCCATTTATTCGTGTAGCGACAAAGCTAAGCAGGAATTCCCGTCGCTTGATGTGAATCTCATTAGTGCTGTATCCATTGCTCGTCGACTGAGCAACCCCCTGGCGGAATTGGTTAAAGTGGAACCGAAGCATTTGGGTGTGGGCATGTACCAGCACGATGTGAGTGAGAAGCAACTGGGGGAGGCACTGGAAGAGATTGTTGTGGAGTGCGTGAGCTTCGTGGGGGTGGACATCAATACAGCCAGTGAGCATTTGTTGCAATTTGTGGCCGGTTTGACGCCGGCCAGGGCGAAGAATATCATTGAGTACCGCCTGAAGAATGGATGCATCAAATCGAGGGATGAATTGCGGAAGATTAAGCTAATTGGGGAGAAAACATTCACCCAATGCGCTGGATTTGTGCGTATTGAAGCAAAGACAGCGGGACAACTCATTGAGCCATTGGATGCCACATGGGTTCACCCGGAGAGCTATCATTTGGCTCGATCAATTATTTCTGAGCAAGAATTGAATTTGGGCGAAATCGGAAGGTTCCATTTCATTGAGAAGATGAAGAGTATTGCCGTGAACTTCACGGAGATGAGTCGTATTGCTAAGCTCTTTGGGGCAGCACCTGAATGTGCAAGATCCGTGTGTGAAGCTCTGCAGAGACTACCCAGTACGGACTATCGCGATGACATCAATAGACGCCCACACTTCAAGCAGGGCTTGACAAAGATGAGTGATCTGAAGGTGGGTACCCTGGCTACGGGTTCCATCACAAATGTAACGCATTTCGGATGCTTTGTGGATGTTGGCGTGGAGAAATGTGGGCTAATTCACACGAAACACCTGCAGGGAATGAAGCCGGGAATTGGGGATTGTGTGGAAGTAACAATAATGAACATTGATGAGGCTCAAGGGAGGATTTCGCTCAAACTTGAGAAGATTCtctaa